In Thermodesulfovibrio aggregans, the following proteins share a genomic window:
- a CDS encoding pilus assembly protein produces the protein MKKLHFLIFFLIVTFIFMKGSTSGDVQMINYCYTPPSISQDVKPDVLFVMDFSGSMQFPTYVNCDFKGYTNKVADCGTSTATSSTTWKYNPSQTYSGYFEPNKCYEYSSNNFTEKQCDCSNKIGSSSCISGNLLNWITTTRIDIARKVLTGGRSSSSGGNTFLDSEGAEYTINDENLKCTFTISANVTTNRNITIENYNGKCPLGNKTISNANIQIRASDPNSIKGIIHDFCDTTDLNGQINEKCKLIMEFMVFASDDREGQIKVGKNATISNLISAINNETPYYGTPTGEALWEAYDYFKQSNDHSYAANSAYISRGNGNVDPYYDGSGNNATPVWCRKSFVLLLSDGAWNGNVDPVVPARTMHLNDLRDDLLGKQTVYTYAIYAFGDLEAQTKLEGRQAMITTAIFGGFEDSDANGWPYPFTNYPQNSRKITYPLPQCNPSGSWNSKCAEWDTYNNTTKDGLPYNFYEADDANTLRTALLNALTDILRRASSGATVATISSQTGFSSLLIQPYYYPRYQTSEGQELGWLGFLRSLWVDLRQNIREDTVINKILDVLGSTFDKIIKFITVEQETKVAVLEGETESGSNACTLETTKELTEIKPVFDSSCWLCNVNPDSRTIKYNTGSGLTDFTTSVASSLRPIWQAVDSSIDSDTKASCLIRYLRGENVSGVSGCSGLPFVNRPREINLSTNQICPGMSGTKTWKLGDIIHSSPTVVSNQPVNIYHKKYGDTSYAAFINGDNYRNRPSILFVGANDGMLHAFRIGTIVSQPSLSQPAKLKNAPDDDGTDKIGKEEWAFIPRNALPYLAWYGKQEFKDCHVPTVDYRTFVFDAKVNGEWRTLLLGVMGFGGKALPENNPQYSSSIFVLDITDPTNPSLKWERTLPDNTLTLSFPAVVKIGNNWYVVAGTGPKDPRGTQFTTAKLYFFNLNDGSDARQPIIVESGLNAAIGDLMPTDADFDYSDDAIYFGTYTMNSGNFYRLVIKNGLANATLSRAVTVGAPIFAAPTFTKDENGKFWVFFGTGRYLTDADRSIGYTNYLIGYKDPCWNGSCTTTFTVGNFTNTTNLTVQAKITEIRKICECNASSCGLVDVAYKTTPLTYYEEVPTGCYITLTNPKEAIFSQPLIYGGILDALSFEPSNDICIPGGITKLITLNYKTCTANPIPAVYSSQAVQGNIAVGETVTMLPKITLGAGSPPFGNPFQILATPEGEIKKFIQLSTAKLPEIIQSGGTGGSGRFISWIEK, from the coding sequence ATGAAGAAACTACATTTTCTCATATTTTTTCTAATAGTGACATTTATTTTTATGAAAGGTTCCACCTCTGGAGATGTACAGATGATCAATTATTGCTACACACCACCTTCTATATCGCAGGATGTTAAACCAGATGTATTATTTGTAATGGATTTTTCAGGTTCAATGCAATTCCCAACATATGTAAATTGTGATTTTAAAGGATATACTAATAAAGTAGCAGATTGTGGTACGAGCACTGCAACATCATCAACAACCTGGAAATATAATCCATCTCAAACATATTCAGGGTATTTTGAGCCTAATAAGTGTTATGAGTACTCATCAAATAATTTTACAGAGAAACAGTGTGATTGCTCAAACAAAATAGGAAGTTCTTCATGTATATCAGGAAATCTTCTAAACTGGATAACCACAACAAGAATTGACATTGCAAGAAAGGTTTTAACAGGGGGAAGATCCAGCAGTTCTGGAGGGAACACTTTTCTTGACAGCGAAGGAGCTGAATATACAATTAATGACGAGAATTTAAAATGTACATTTACCATTTCAGCAAATGTAACTACTAACAGAAATATTACTATTGAAAACTATAATGGTAAATGTCCTCTTGGAAATAAAACAATATCTAACGCAAACATTCAAATTAGAGCTTCAGACCCAAACTCAATAAAGGGAATAATTCATGATTTCTGTGATACAACAGATTTAAATGGTCAGATAAATGAAAAATGTAAACTAATTATGGAATTCATGGTCTTTGCAAGCGATGATAGAGAGGGACAAATAAAAGTTGGGAAAAATGCAACAATATCGAATTTAATTAGCGCAATTAATAATGAAACTCCTTACTACGGAACTCCTACAGGCGAAGCATTATGGGAAGCCTATGATTATTTTAAACAAAGCAATGACCATTCCTATGCAGCAAATAGTGCTTATATAAGCCGAGGCAATGGAAATGTTGACCCTTATTATGATGGAAGTGGAAATAATGCTACTCCGGTCTGGTGCAGAAAGTCTTTTGTTCTTTTACTTTCTGATGGAGCCTGGAATGGAAATGTTGATCCAGTCGTGCCTGCAAGAACTATGCATCTTAATGATTTAAGAGATGATTTACTGGGTAAACAAACAGTTTATACTTATGCTATATATGCTTTTGGAGACCTTGAGGCTCAAACTAAACTTGAAGGAAGACAGGCAATGATTACTACAGCCATTTTTGGAGGCTTTGAAGATAGTGATGCAAATGGCTGGCCATATCCATTTACAAATTATCCTCAAAACAGCAGAAAAATTACATATCCCTTACCTCAATGTAATCCTTCAGGCTCCTGGAATTCTAAATGTGCTGAATGGGATACTTACAACAATACAACAAAAGATGGATTGCCTTATAACTTTTATGAAGCCGATGATGCCAATACTCTGAGAACTGCATTATTAAATGCTTTAACTGACATTCTCCGCAGGGCATCCTCAGGTGCTACCGTTGCTACTATCTCTTCACAAACAGGTTTTTCATCACTTCTGATTCAACCATACTACTATCCAAGATATCAGACTAGTGAAGGACAGGAGTTAGGCTGGTTAGGTTTTTTACGTTCCCTGTGGGTTGATCTAAGACAGAATATAAGAGAAGATACGGTCATAAATAAGATTCTTGATGTCCTGGGAAGTACTTTTGACAAAATAATTAAATTCATAACAGTTGAACAGGAAACAAAGGTTGCAGTTTTAGAGGGAGAAACTGAGTCAGGCTCTAATGCCTGCACTCTTGAAACAACGAAAGAACTTACTGAAATAAAACCAGTATTTGATAGCAGTTGCTGGCTTTGCAATGTTAATCCAGACAGTAGAACAATAAAATACAATACTGGTTCTGGCTTGACAGATTTTACAACATCAGTAGCATCTTCGCTTCGTCCAATCTGGCAGGCTGTTGATAGTTCTATAGATAGTGATACAAAGGCATCATGTTTAATAAGATATTTGAGAGGTGAAAATGTAAGTGGTGTCTCAGGCTGTTCTGGACTTCCCTTTGTTAATCGTCCCCGTGAGATAAATTTATCAACTAATCAGATCTGTCCTGGTATGTCAGGAACAAAAACATGGAAACTTGGAGATATCATTCATTCAAGTCCTACAGTTGTATCAAATCAACCTGTAAACATATATCATAAAAAATATGGTGATACCTCTTACGCAGCGTTCATCAATGGAGATAATTACAGAAATCGTCCGTCAATTCTTTTTGTAGGTGCAAATGACGGAATGCTTCATGCTTTCAGAATTGGAACTATAGTAAGTCAGCCAAGTTTATCTCAACCTGCAAAACTGAAGAATGCTCCTGATGATGATGGAACAGATAAAATTGGCAAAGAAGAGTGGGCATTCATTCCAAGAAATGCTTTGCCCTATCTCGCATGGTATGGAAAACAGGAATTCAAAGACTGTCACGTACCAACTGTTGATTACAGAACATTTGTCTTTGATGCTAAAGTAAATGGAGAATGGAGAACACTTCTATTGGGCGTTATGGGTTTTGGTGGTAAAGCTCTTCCAGAGAATAATCCCCAGTATTCATCAAGCATTTTTGTTCTTGATATAACCGATCCCACAAATCCCTCATTAAAGTGGGAAAGAACTCTTCCAGATAATACTCTTACTCTTTCATTCCCTGCAGTTGTAAAAATAGGAAATAACTGGTATGTGGTAGCAGGAACAGGACCAAAAGACCCGAGAGGAACACAATTTACAACTGCTAAACTTTACTTCTTCAACTTAAATGATGGGTCTGATGCAAGACAACCTATCATAGTAGAATCAGGACTTAATGCAGCAATAGGAGATTTAATGCCCACTGACGCAGACTTTGACTACTCTGATGATGCAATTTACTTTGGCACATATACAATGAACTCTGGAAACTTTTATAGATTGGTTATAAAAAATGGATTGGCGAATGCAACCCTATCAAGAGCTGTTACAGTTGGTGCACCTATTTTTGCAGCTCCAACATTTACAAAAGATGAAAACGGTAAATTCTGGGTATTCTTTGGTACAGGCAGATATCTCACAGATGCAGATAGATCAATCGGATACACAAACTATCTTATAGGATACAAGGACCCATGCTGGAATGGTTCATGTACCACAACATTTACTGTTGGAAACTTCACAAACACTACCAATCTCACAGTTCAGGCAAAAATTACCGAAATTAGAAAAATATGTGAGTGCAATGCCTCTTCATGTGGACTTGTTGATGTTGCTTATAAGACAACTCCTTTAACTTACTATGAGGAAGTACCAACAGGATGTTATATAACTTTAACAAATCCAAAAGAAGCCATATTCTCTCAACCACTTATCTATGGAGGCATACTTGATGCCTTGAGCTTTGAGCCCTCAAATGATATATGTATACCAGGTGGCATAACAAAACTTATAACTTTAAATTATAAAACTTGCACTGCTAATCCAATTCCTGCTGTTTATTCAAGTCAAGCTGTTCAGGGTAATATAGCAGTTGGCGAGACTGTAACGATGCTTCCAAAAATAACATTAGGTGCTGGTTCTCCACCTTTTGGCAATCCATTTCAGATATTAGCAACTCCAGAAGGGGAAATAAAGAAATTTATTCAACTTTCTACAGCAAAACTTCCTGAAATTATCCAGTCAGGAGGAACTGGAGGTTCAGGGAGATTTATCTCATGGATAGAAAAATAA
- a CDS encoding formate dehydrogenase subunit gamma — protein sequence MKNKIKRHSIIELIEHWSIALSGIVLLFTGLGCLPLYKRYYITEIPGFAWTADFYYVTTVHYVASAVFVAAVVFHIFYHGLRKDFALLPKKGDLSQSIKVLAAMIGIGKEPPSDKYLPEQRIAYVGIGLVILILTVTGIIKVLKNLEWLILSPEIESINTLIHTLTGFLFMIALIIHVGTVVLFKSNWPLLKSMFTGWIDEDYVKHRHSIWYEKIKMH from the coding sequence ATGAAAAATAAAATAAAAAGACACAGTATTATTGAACTCATTGAACACTGGAGCATAGCTTTATCTGGAATAGTCTTACTATTTACAGGACTTGGATGTCTTCCTCTTTATAAAAGATATTACATAACTGAAATTCCCGGATTTGCATGGACCGCTGACTTTTACTATGTCACCACAGTTCATTATGTTGCCTCTGCTGTTTTTGTTGCTGCTGTAGTTTTTCACATTTTCTATCATGGCTTAAGAAAAGATTTTGCTCTCTTACCTAAAAAAGGTGATTTATCTCAAAGTATCAAAGTACTTGCAGCAATGATAGGAATTGGCAAAGAACCTCCGTCAGACAAGTATTTACCAGAACAAAGAATTGCCTATGTTGGCATCGGATTAGTAATTTTAATTTTAACAGTAACAGGCATTATAAAAGTTCTTAAAAATCTTGAATGGCTAATTCTCTCACCTGAGATAGAATCAATTAATACGCTGATTCATACTCTTACTGGATTTTTGTTTATGATTGCCTTAATTATTCATGTTGGAACAGTTGTCCTGTTCAAATCAAACTGGCCCCTTCTTAAAAGCATGTTTACAGGATGGATAGATGAAGACTACGTTAAACACAGACATTCAATATGGTATGAAAAAATTAAGATGCACTGA
- a CDS encoding 4Fe-4S dicluster domain-containing protein: MNISRRGFLALSGAVCGSLILGNEVEAREGKYATLIDLTKCDGCKDEPIPRCVKACRDYNKDRFPQPQKPIQPYWPRKTYEDWSEKRDKIDTLTPYNWIFVQKVDIDGQEIFIPRRCMHCDNPPCVRECPFGALTKQPEGNSVINDKICFGGAKCRDVCPWHIPQRQAGVGIYLKILPKYAGGGVMYKCDLCKDRIKQGQEPACVIACRERLGNHAVFTFGDRKTIYELAYRRAKEEGLYIYGDNQNGGTSTLYLSKVPFEKIDSALKQNKERFQMPVNVENKIESKFNPIGKLVLVSGFLSMAGAVIGAIFSKKSNKEETDEK; encoded by the coding sequence ATGAACATATCAAGGAGAGGCTTTTTAGCCTTATCAGGAGCAGTCTGTGGCTCCTTAATTTTAGGGAATGAAGTAGAGGCTCGAGAGGGTAAATATGCAACTTTGATTGACCTTACAAAATGTGATGGCTGCAAAGATGAGCCCATTCCAAGATGTGTAAAAGCCTGCAGAGATTATAACAAAGATAGATTTCCCCAGCCTCAAAAACCCATTCAGCCTTACTGGCCAAGAAAGACCTATGAAGACTGGTCTGAAAAAAGAGACAAAATTGATACTTTAACACCCTATAACTGGATTTTTGTTCAGAAAGTAGACATTGATGGTCAGGAAATTTTTATTCCAAGAAGATGTATGCATTGTGATAATCCACCATGTGTTAGAGAATGTCCATTTGGAGCACTTACAAAGCAACCGGAAGGCAACTCTGTTATCAACGATAAAATTTGCTTTGGTGGTGCAAAATGTAGAGATGTATGCCCCTGGCACATTCCTCAAAGGCAGGCTGGAGTTGGTATATATCTAAAAATTCTTCCCAAGTATGCAGGTGGTGGTGTAATGTATAAATGTGATTTATGTAAAGATAGAATTAAACAGGGACAGGAGCCTGCCTGTGTTATTGCCTGTAGAGAAAGATTAGGGAATCATGCAGTTTTTACCTTTGGTGATAGAAAAACTATTTATGAACTTGCTTACAGGAGAGCTAAAGAAGAAGGACTTTACATTTATGGAGACAACCAAAATGGAGGAACTTCAACTCTTTATCTTTCAAAAGTCCCATTTGAAAAAATAGATAGTGCATTAAAGCAGAATAAAGAGAGATTTCAAATGCCTGTAAATGTGGAAAACAAAATAGAATCGAAATTTAATCCAATTGGAAAACTGGTTCTCGTTTCAGGATTTCTCTCAATGGCTGGTGCTGTAATAGGAGCGATTTTTTCTAAAAAATCAAATAAGGAGGAGACTGATGAAAAATAA
- a CDS encoding nitroreductase family protein yields the protein MKDIFEIIKSRRSIRKYKSETPPEELIKRCIEAALYAPSARNSQPWSFIVVKDKEIIKKLSKAQPFTKFLEGAPYVVVALADEKKSNHWLEDMGCAIMALLLEAHSLGLGACWGAIYHPENRERENYVREILNIPENLRIISCIGIGYPDETPSPKRVKSLDEAIIKIV from the coding sequence ATGAAGGATATTTTTGAAATAATAAAGTCACGGAGAAGCATCAGGAAATACAAAAGTGAGACACCTCCAGAAGAGCTTATAAAGAGATGCATTGAGGCAGCTCTATATGCACCTTCTGCGAGAAATTCTCAGCCCTGGTCATTCATAGTCGTCAAAGATAAAGAAATAATTAAAAAACTAAGTAAAGCACAACCTTTTACAAAGTTTCTTGAAGGTGCACCATATGTGGTTGTGGCACTTGCTGATGAAAAGAAAAGCAATCACTGGCTTGAAGATATGGGATGTGCGATTATGGCTCTCTTACTTGAAGCACACTCTCTTGGATTGGGTGCTTGCTGGGGTGCAATTTATCATCCTGAAAACAGAGAAAGGGAAAACTATGTAAGAGAGATTCTCAATATTCCTGAAAATTTGAGAATAATTTCCTGTATAGGAATTGGCTATCCAGATGAGACTCCTTCACCTAAGAGAGTAAAATCTCTTGATGAAGCTATTATAAAAATTGTCTGA
- a CDS encoding prepilin-type N-terminal cleavage/methylation domain-containing protein: MKKGYSIIEILIVIAIMGILAGGILTAYRFIAKENVTRHLVAKHEQDVAVLINQLLKDVESAGFGIDIDTLNSETKIIDNTLVFPSLATREEERSGCWAAVVKEKDEEKYKLHSAILDENTESKNYMGEYCDLNPKDYWYVILNPSDKKNKCEGGSLCQCGIDVIYCDEQYKNTIAFYATKRNDYQYPQSFIVTYSLTQDNLPKECAPGTYNLAKTLGTQGKPGYQANQPVISCVFPNGFKVRAGIQSGSSISYQDSVSSDNIEKHNLKLFRICLILQVGGRQDTSSAQPQFSTDCGGGPTIDTAWWNNTGRWYRWKVIEQDIPLRNYQ; the protein is encoded by the coding sequence ATGAAAAAAGGTTACTCAATTATTGAAATTTTGATTGTTATCGCCATAATGGGAATTCTTGCAGGTGGGATACTGACTGCCTATCGTTTTATTGCAAAAGAAAATGTAACAAGACACCTCGTTGCCAAGCATGAGCAGGATGTTGCCGTGCTTATAAATCAGCTTTTAAAGGATGTTGAATCTGCTGGATTTGGGATAGATATAGATACACTGAATTCAGAGACAAAAATTATCGATAATACTTTAGTTTTTCCATCTCTTGCTACAAGAGAAGAAGAAAGGTCTGGATGCTGGGCAGCAGTGGTAAAAGAGAAAGACGAAGAAAAATATAAATTGCATAGTGCAATTTTAGATGAAAATACAGAAAGTAAAAACTATATGGGTGAATACTGTGATTTAAATCCTAAAGATTACTGGTATGTTATACTCAATCCATCAGATAAAAAAAACAAGTGTGAGGGAGGTTCACTCTGTCAATGTGGAATAGATGTAATTTATTGTGACGAACAATACAAAAATACAATTGCATTCTATGCAACCAAAAGGAACGACTATCAATATCCTCAATCTTTTATAGTTACTTATTCACTTACACAGGACAACCTCCCAAAAGAATGTGCTCCAGGAACTTACAATTTAGCAAAAACCTTAGGTACTCAAGGAAAACCGGGGTATCAGGCAAATCAGCCTGTTATTTCCTGCGTTTTTCCGAATGGTTTTAAAGTCAGAGCGGGGATTCAGAGCGGAAGTTCAATTAGTTATCAGGATAGTGTTTCTTCTGATAATATTGAAAAGCATAATCTTAAACTGTTTCGCATCTGTCTTATTCTTCAGGTTGGTGGAAGGCAGGATACTTCTTCAGCTCAACCACAGTTCAGCACAGACTGCGGAGGAGGTCCGACTATAGATACTGCATGGTGGAATAATACAGGGAGGTGGTATAGATGGAAGGTAATAGAGCAGGACATTCCATTAAGAAACTATCAATGA
- a CDS encoding PD-(D/E)XK nuclease family protein, whose protein sequence is MKKSEKQLKKEEIKQLIIAELPKLMKRDAQTRELIYNLMKERFADKRQTEDRFEKILRELQIQREESEKKWAEWNRKWEENQKKWEENEKKWEENQKRWEENQRKWEENQRVINSILQEIKLLHRKHDSSIGALGARWGLIDEATFREAMKGILEENFPIKVTRYCKKDTEGEVFGRPDQIELDLIIRDGEVIVAEIKSSTSKGDVATFLRKLNFYEKNEGKKVHRKIIISPMIENAAKEFALSYGIEVYGYPEEVEFKEMQSSN, encoded by the coding sequence ATGAAGAAGTCAGAAAAACAACTTAAGAAAGAAGAGATTAAACAACTGATTATTGCAGAACTCCCAAAGTTAATGAAAAGAGATGCTCAAACGAGAGAGTTAATTTACAACCTTATGAAGGAGCGTTTTGCTGACAAAAGGCAGACTGAGGACCGCTTTGAAAAGATCTTAAGAGAATTACAAATCCAGAGAGAAGAAAGTGAGAAAAAATGGGCTGAGTGGAACAGAAAATGGGAAGAAAATCAGAAAAAATGGGAGGAAAATGAAAAAAAGTGGGAGGAAAACCAGAAAAGATGGGAAGAAAACCAGAGAAAATGGGAGGAAAATCAAAGAGTGATTAATTCAATCCTGCAGGAAATAAAACTTCTTCATAGAAAACACGACTCTTCAATAGGTGCTCTCGGAGCAAGATGGGGTCTAATTGATGAAGCAACCTTTAGAGAGGCAATGAAAGGAATACTGGAAGAAAATTTCCCAATCAAAGTAACAAGATACTGTAAGAAAGACACAGAAGGCGAAGTATTTGGAAGACCAGACCAAATAGAGCTTGATTTGATAATCAGAGATGGTGAAGTAATTGTAGCAGAGATTAAATCTTCGACAAGTAAAGGCGATGTGGCTACTTTTTTGAGAAAACTAAATTTCTACGAGAAAAATGAAGGGAAAAAAGTACACAGAAAAATCATAATCTCGCCAATGATTGAAAATGCTGCCAAAGAATTTGCCTTATCCTACGGGATTGAAGTTTATGGTTATCCTGAAGAGGTTGAGTTTAAAGAAATGCAGAGTTCTAATTAA
- a CDS encoding type IV pilus modification PilV family protein — MNKKLSNKGFTLIELLIAMIITLIVMLGLLKGILEYNKFSIRAKMKDRATEIARQFTAYIESLPSQDESILYANNSSWNSVECSATSCNFFETETEFYNIGSPTPSNPIGNLSSNLRLYPSADNPDAQCNCRGSNCPNTLPVCTYEGFSGKRIYVGLNVVKFSQTGKAASVMVWYFEPFTNEFKIITNLVIKG; from the coding sequence TTGAATAAAAAGTTAAGCAACAAAGGCTTCACACTTATTGAATTACTGATTGCAATGATCATTACGCTTATAGTTATGCTCGGGCTTTTAAAAGGTATTCTTGAATACAATAAATTTTCTATAAGAGCAAAAATGAAAGACAGAGCAACTGAAATAGCAAGACAGTTTACTGCGTACATTGAGAGTCTTCCATCTCAAGATGAATCAATTCTATACGCAAATAATTCCTCATGGAATAGCGTTGAGTGTAGTGCCACTTCGTGCAATTTTTTTGAGACTGAAACAGAGTTTTATAACATAGGTTCTCCAACACCATCAAATCCAATTGGTAACCTCTCTTCAAATTTAAGACTATATCCATCAGCAGATAATCCAGATGCACAATGCAATTGTAGAGGTAGTAATTGTCCAAATACTCTTCCTGTCTGTACATATGAGGGATTTTCGGGTAAAAGAATTTATGTTGGTTTGAATGTTGTTAAATTTTCACAAACAGGTAAAGCAGCATCAGTCATGGTATGGTATTTTGAACCTTTTACTAATGAGTTTAAAATTATAACCAATTTAGTAATTAAGGGATAA
- a CDS encoding DUF488 domain-containing protein has product MSEKLIYTAGTSNRSVEEFIDILKTYNIKTVIDVRSFPASKRFPHFSKDSLDEILKKEGFEYIYLGRELGGFRKGGYEAYMKTEEFKKGIEKLEEIARSSLSLFFCAEKLFFRCHRRFISEMLSERGWKVLHIVEKDRVFEHKQSIIHQKSFDFA; this is encoded by the coding sequence TTGTCTGAAAAGCTTATTTATACAGCTGGCACAAGCAATCGTTCAGTAGAGGAATTCATAGATATTTTAAAAACTTACAATATAAAGACTGTAATAGATGTGCGAAGTTTTCCCGCATCAAAAAGGTTTCCCCACTTCAGTAAAGACAGTTTAGATGAGATTTTAAAAAAAGAAGGATTTGAGTATATCTATCTTGGCAGAGAACTTGGCGGGTTCAGAAAAGGTGGCTATGAGGCTTACATGAAAACAGAGGAGTTTAAAAAGGGAATTGAAAAGCTTGAAGAAATTGCCAGGAGCAGTCTATCTCTATTTTTCTGTGCTGAAAAGCTTTTCTTTCGCTGTCATAGAAGATTTATTTCTGAGATGCTTTCAGAGAGAGGCTGGAAGGTTTTACACATTGTTGAAAAAGACAGAGTCTTTGAACATAAACAGAGTATAATACATCAAAAAAGCTTTGATTTTGCATAA
- a CDS encoding cation transporting ATPase C-terminal domain-containing protein codes for MQSGGWQWGESLSAKSILYMHATTACLTGIVLAQVANGFVSRSFRESVFRIGMFSNKFLLVGIAFEIVLQLFIVYHPLGNSIFSTYPIPLNVWLILIPFAFALFAAEEIRKLSNLSA; via the coding sequence TTGCAATCTGGTGGATGGCAGTGGGGTGAGTCTCTTTCAGCAAAAAGCATTCTTTATATGCATGCAACAACCGCATGCCTTACAGGAATAGTACTTGCACAGGTTGCAAATGGCTTTGTATCACGCTCTTTCAGAGAATCAGTCTTTAGAATAGGAATGTTTTCAAACAAATTCCTCTTAGTTGGAATAGCCTTTGAGATTGTTTTACAGCTCTTCATTGTTTATCATCCATTGGGAAACAGTATATTTTCAACCTACCCGATTCCATTAAATGTATGGCTTATTTTAATACCTTTTGCTTTTGCATTGTTTGCTGCTGAAGAGATAAGAAAACTGAGCAATCTCTCTGCATGA
- a CDS encoding M28 family peptidase, with product MNIEQILQKLDKENLKNIIKKISIPRHGCYNYNELLMIASYIEEKFKEYGYLVDIDEFSYQGKVYKNIVATLKGIGSSKEWLLIGAHYDSAMGSPGADDNASGVAVMLEVARIVRETPLVEDIKFVAFTLEEPQAFDLKFIIGSSHFVKKFKKLGYRYKAIILESVGYYSEIKDSQKLPAFVKGPDVGNFIGVVGNSKSKPMLEVFEKAKNQVPSLNIITYKAPMNGWLSLETRFSDHAPFWDAGFQAVMLTDTAMFRNPYYHTSQDTPDKLNFSFMADVTRALLAAVLIKQSY from the coding sequence ATGAACATTGAGCAGATTCTACAAAAATTAGACAAGGAAAATCTTAAAAATATCATTAAAAAAATATCTATTCCAAGACATGGCTGTTATAACTACAATGAACTTTTGATGATAGCAAGCTACATTGAGGAGAAATTTAAAGAGTATGGTTATTTAGTTGACATTGACGAATTTAGTTATCAGGGTAAGGTTTATAAGAATATAGTTGCAACTTTGAAAGGAATCGGTTCCTCTAAGGAATGGTTACTAATAGGAGCTCATTATGACTCTGCAATGGGTAGTCCGGGAGCAGATGACAATGCAAGTGGAGTGGCTGTTATGCTTGAAGTTGCAAGGATTGTAAGAGAAACTCCACTGGTAGAAGATATAAAATTTGTTGCTTTTACTCTTGAAGAGCCGCAGGCTTTTGATTTGAAATTTATAATCGGAAGCAGTCATTTTGTAAAAAAATTTAAAAAACTCGGGTACAGATATAAGGCAATAATTCTTGAATCAGTAGGATACTATTCAGAAATTAAAGATTCTCAGAAACTTCCAGCCTTTGTAAAAGGACCTGATGTGGGAAATTTCATAGGAGTTGTGGGAAATAGCAAATCCAAGCCTATGCTTGAAGTTTTTGAAAAGGCGAAAAATCAAGTTCCTTCATTAAATATCATTACTTACAAGGCACCCATGAATGGCTGGTTATCTCTGGAAACAAGATTCAGTGACCATGCGCCTTTCTGGGATGCAGGATTTCAGGCTGTGATGCTCACTGATACAGCCATGTTCAGAAATCCCTATTATCATACATCACAGGATACTCCTGATAAACTTAATTTTTCTTTCATGGCAGATGTTACCCGTGCTTTGCTGGCTGCTGTTTTGATAAAACAAAGTTACTGA
- a CDS encoding pilus assembly FimT family protein, with product MDRKINGFSLFEVLIVIAILSIFMAVSVSFYTKYKADRELMRQANMLVDEIGWIRSQAIAKEPHGIRITLNNYTLFKDFDGNCSYSDGDEIINTVNFIEGITCATAPQTFVFDRRGYPRGANCALGTTEGTITLKNTNNNTKDIKISRYGRTRIE from the coding sequence ATGGATAGAAAAATAAACGGATTCAGTTTATTTGAGGTTTTAATAGTTATTGCCATACTATCCATATTTATGGCTGTGTCAGTATCATTTTATACAAAATACAAAGCAGACAGGGAACTGATGAGACAGGCAAATATGCTTGTTGATGAAATAGGCTGGATAAGATCGCAGGCAATAGCAAAAGAACCTCATGGTATTAGAATAACATTGAATAACTATACTTTATTTAAAGATTTTGATGGCAACTGTAGCTACTCTGATGGAGATGAAATAATTAATACAGTTAATTTTATTGAAGGAATAACATGCGCAACAGCGCCCCAAACTTTTGTTTTTGACAGGAGGGGTTATCCAAGAGGTGCTAATTGTGCTTTGGGAACCACAGAAGGTACTATCACACTAAAGAACACAAACAACAATACAAAAGATATAAAAATAAGCCGCTATGGTAGGACAAGAATTGAATAA